The Watersipora subatra chromosome 1, tzWatSuba1.1, whole genome shotgun sequence genome has a window encoding:
- the LOC137393102 gene encoding E3 ubiquitin-protein ligase RNF217-like: MAEMSEWELSVPNSLRSSNNSTCGCSVTHLESEHFVEAASQLGRRLKEEHFELFESDFDLVEFGPFMRPLRPFYGEFDEEGADDESVPEANPFLYEQGCVIEDDCQVCMTRVNASSRACCGQMVCDFCMMQYMKQKIEDGLVHMICPASDCSQPVSRDEIICRLIDDVVLEKYHRFVVNANADPNKKTCPSCCIITTLEVETFTKMGHQVVCDQCGFCWCFECHAPKHDGVKCKENIKGLKALVKWSKSQSNGQRNARRCPKCKLLIQRSGGCDHMQCTRCKTHFCYACGGRQMHARFLFGNHYDRLNVLGCPKNFMSGKKKHLRRFVRGSLLSGKLIVAIAGSAVLVGLLPIAAVAALFAGPAIGFVRLHRYLREKKEMRQAQRQSQRYNAIILSYKNILRPDKLVPRRDIDESEWDIDEILHRLERVDNLTADHVPVAASSDNSMSESPTESSMSISSKHSFSLDNQSMLIADKDETTRL; this comes from the exons ATGGCTGAGATGTCTGAATGGGAACTTTCTGTTCCGAACAGCTTGCGCTCCAGTAACAACTCTACGTGTGGTTGTTCTGTAACACATTTGGAGTCTGAGCATTTTGTAGAAGCGGCTTCACAACTAGGTCGTCGATTGAAAGAAGAACACTTTGAGTTGTTTGAATCGGATTTTGACCTAGTGGAATTTGGCCCATTTATGCGACCTCTCCGACCATTTTATGGTGAATTTGATGAAGAGGGCGCGGATGATGAATCGGTACCCGAAGCGAATCCATTCCTATATGAACAAGGGTGCGTCATAGAGGATGACTGCCAGGTGTGCATGACAAGGGTAAATGCAAGTTCTCGGGCTTGTTGTGGTCAGATGGTATGTGACTTCTGCATGATGCAATACATGAAGCAGAAGATTGAAGATGGACTCGTTCACATGATCTGTCCCGCCTCTGATTGCAGTCAGCCCGTGTCTCGGGATGAAATAATCTGCCGGCTGATAGATGATGTTGTGCTGGAAAAATATCATCGCTTTGTAGTCAATGCAAATGCAGATCCGAACAAGAAAACATGTCCAAGTTGCTGCATTATCACCACTCTAGAAGTTGAAACCTTTACAAAGATGGGACATCAAGTTGTATGCGACCAGTGTGGCTTTTGCTGGTGTTTTGAATGCCATGCACCCAAGCATGATGGTGTGAAATGTAAGGAAAATATAAAGGGATTAAAAGCTCTTGTCAAATGGTCCAAGTCACAATCTAATGGGCAACGAAATGCGCGTAGATGTCCGAAATGCAAG CTGCTGATTCAACGATCTGGAGGATGTGATCACATGCAGTGCACTCGATGTAAAACTCACTTCTGTTATGCTTGCGGAGGGAGACAAATGCACGCTCGTTTTTTATTTGGCAATCATTATGATCGACTGAATGTTCTAGGATGTCCTAAAAACTTCATGTCCGGCAAGAAAAAGCATCTGCGGCGCTTTGTGAGAGGCTCCCTACTTT CTGGAAAACTCATAGTGGCGATTGCAGGCTCTGCAGTTTTAGTTGGCTTACTGCCCATTGCGGCAGTTGCTGCTTTGTTTGCTGGTCCCGCAATTGGCTTCGTGAGACTGCATCGATATTTGAGAGAAAAAAAGGAGATGAGACAAGCCCAACGTCAGTCACAGCGCTACAACGCCATTATTTTgagttacaaaaatattttgcgaCCAGATAAGCTTGTACCGAGAAGAGATATTGATGAGAGTGAGTGGGACATCGATGAAATATTACATCGGCTAGAGCGTGTTGACAATCTCACTGCAGACCATGTACCTGTTGCAGCCTCATCAGACAACTCAATGTCTGAATCACCAACAGAGTCTTCTATGTCTATAAGTTCCAAGCATTCGTTTAGTTTGGATAATCAATCTATGCTAATTGCCGATAAGGATGAGACAACCCGTCTTtag